The following proteins are co-located in the Trichormus variabilis 0441 genome:
- a CDS encoding J domain-containing protein: MPRKTSSTYHTTDTTPLALSQLHIRLAGLEKEHQALLKKIKSKRTELKNFIERMRSLATETFHRASPGFTKISELDKEIHTLFAEIFTTRKFSKQTEKKVKAVYLNLQMTGIISPKFESGQPEIELDETFDESQQENKSRQSQYGQTQQELGFSPVNRTDESRKIRQTFLRLAEIFHPDKVKDSETQINHTEIMKEINKAYQEGDLARLLEIEHKHQVGELIDHNSEDDLTRKCKTLAQQNEILITQYENLKKELRVVKNTPEGVMVSDARKAAKQGIDPIAQMLESMEIQINLVTEIRDFVKDFKAQKITIKEFLNGPESLSSLQQEMMEDMLEQMLSELDGVIIF, from the coding sequence ATGCCTCGCAAAACCTCATCCACATATCATACTACGGATACAACACCATTAGCTCTCTCTCAGCTACATATCCGCTTGGCAGGACTAGAAAAAGAACATCAAGCCTTACTGAAAAAGATTAAAAGTAAGCGCACTGAACTGAAAAATTTTATTGAACGGATGCGTTCTTTAGCAACAGAAACATTCCATCGAGCCAGTCCTGGATTTACCAAAATATCAGAGCTAGATAAAGAAATACACACTCTATTTGCAGAGATTTTTACTACTAGAAAATTCAGTAAACAAACTGAGAAGAAAGTAAAGGCAGTTTATCTTAATCTCCAGATGACTGGGATAATCAGTCCAAAATTTGAGAGCGGACAGCCAGAGATAGAACTCGATGAGACTTTTGATGAATCTCAGCAAGAAAATAAATCACGCCAAAGTCAATATGGACAAACACAACAGGAATTAGGATTTTCACCTGTAAATAGAACAGATGAATCGAGAAAAATTCGTCAGACATTTCTGAGGTTAGCTGAAATATTTCATCCTGATAAGGTAAAAGATAGTGAAACGCAGATAAATCATACAGAAATTATGAAGGAAATTAATAAAGCCTACCAAGAAGGCGATTTAGCAAGACTTCTGGAAATTGAGCACAAGCATCAGGTAGGGGAGCTTATTGATCATAATAGTGAAGATGATTTAACTAGAAAATGTAAGACTTTAGCACAGCAAAATGAAATCTTGATAACTCAATATGAAAATTTAAAGAAAGAACTACGTGTAGTGAAAAATACACCTGAAGGTGTAATGGTTTCCGACGCGCGCAAAGCGGCGAAACAAGGCATAGATCCTATTGCCCAAATGTTGGAATCGATGGAAATACAAATTAACTTAGTTACAGAAATTCGTGATTTTGTTAAGGATTTTAAAGCGCAGAAAATAACTATCAAAGAATTTCTTAATGGGCCAGAAAGTTTATCTTCCTTACAACAAGAAATGATGGAAGATATGCTTGAGCAAATGTTGTCAGAACTAGATGGTGTGATTATATTTTAA
- a CDS encoding histidine triad nucleotide-binding protein, whose amino-acid sequence MSETTETIFSKIIRREIPANIVYEDDLALAFTDVHPQAPVHILVIPKQPLAKLSDADSHDHALLGHLLLTAKRVAQKAGLENGYRVVINNGNDGGQTVYHLHLHILGGRLMAWPPG is encoded by the coding sequence ATGAGTGAAACCACAGAGACCATTTTTAGTAAAATTATTCGCCGAGAAATTCCCGCCAATATCGTCTATGAAGATGATTTAGCCCTAGCTTTTACAGATGTACATCCCCAAGCACCAGTACATATCCTGGTCATTCCTAAACAACCCCTCGCCAAACTGTCTGATGCAGATTCTCATGACCACGCTCTTTTGGGACATCTTTTGTTAACCGCCAAACGTGTTGCCCAAAAAGCTGGACTGGAGAATGGCTATCGTGTTGTTATCAATAATGGCAATGATGGAGGGCAAACAGTTTACCACCTGCATTTACATATTCTAGGTGGGCGACTAATGGCATGGCCTCCTGGTTGA
- a CDS encoding S41 family peptidase, which produces MKKSLFLLFKRLLLALSLSIFILPTIWVNSPVLPLLAKPETRIFEQVWQTVNDNFYDPKMNGVNWQITKEKYKPEVLQAKSDQEVAAIFNQMLSELKTSHTRYYTQDDLAYYQLLGIFYGQGMELPKELKKFFPNGKFEYSGIGLFTKEINGKTFVSSILDESPADKDGLKVGDQVISVDGNQYYPIRSFVGKAGQTVKILIQRSPQLNSRQEITIVPKMFDASTMFLEAQMASIEILKQENKKIGYVHIWSNAADPYQQQLQNELIYGRLKNADGLILDLRDGWGGGDISYLNIFTAEKSPSVTHVQRNGRRYTYNYQWKKPVVMLVNEGSRSSKEILAFNFQQNQIGQVIGTKTTGAVVAGRPYIMQDGSLVYVAVADVFLNGNQRLEGKGVTPDINVPFSLEYAQGVDPQKQKAIETLLKAL; this is translated from the coding sequence ATGAAAAAATCTCTATTTTTACTGTTCAAGCGTTTACTTCTGGCACTTTCTTTAAGTATTTTTATTTTGCCTACTATATGGGTAAATTCGCCAGTTTTGCCATTGCTAGCTAAACCTGAGACTCGGATTTTTGAGCAAGTTTGGCAAACAGTAAATGATAATTTTTATGATCCAAAAATGAATGGAGTCAATTGGCAAATAACTAAAGAAAAGTATAAGCCTGAAGTATTACAAGCCAAGTCGGATCAAGAGGTTGCTGCTATTTTCAATCAAATGTTGTCTGAACTCAAAACTTCCCACACCCGTTACTATACTCAAGATGATCTGGCTTACTATCAACTTTTAGGCATTTTTTATGGTCAAGGCATGGAGTTACCGAAGGAATTAAAAAAGTTTTTTCCTAACGGTAAATTTGAATACTCCGGTATTGGTTTATTTACTAAAGAAATCAATGGTAAGACTTTTGTTAGCTCTATTTTAGATGAAAGTCCTGCTGACAAGGATGGCTTAAAAGTAGGTGACCAGGTTATTAGTGTAGATGGTAATCAATATTACCCCATACGCTCCTTTGTGGGTAAAGCAGGGCAAACAGTCAAAATATTAATCCAGCGATCGCCTCAATTAAACAGTCGCCAAGAAATTACCATAGTACCGAAAATGTTTGATGCCAGCACAATGTTTTTGGAGGCTCAAATGGCTAGCATTGAGATCCTCAAACAAGAAAATAAAAAAATTGGCTATGTCCACATCTGGTCAAATGCAGCCGATCCGTATCAGCAACAGCTCCAGAATGAGCTAATCTATGGTCGCCTGAAAAACGCCGATGGGTTAATTTTGGATCTCCGAGATGGATGGGGAGGGGGAGATATTAGTTATCTCAACATTTTCACGGCTGAAAAAAGTCCCAGTGTCACTCACGTTCAACGTAACGGCCGACGATATACCTATAATTATCAATGGAAAAAACCTGTAGTGATGTTGGTAAACGAAGGAAGCCGCAGCAGTAAGGAAATTCTGGCGTTTAACTTTCAACAAAATCAGATTGGGCAAGTCATCGGCACTAAAACAACAGGAGCCGTGGTTGCTGGTCGTCCTTATATTATGCAGGATGGCAGCTTGGTTTACGTAGCAGTCGCGGATGTTTTTCTCAACGGTAATCAAAGATTAGAAGGTAAAGGTGTTACCCCAGATATTAACGTTCCATTTTCCTTGGAATATGCACAAGGAGTAGACCCGCAAAAACAAAAAGCAATAGAGACTCTACTTAAAGCATTATGA
- a CDS encoding FHA domain-containing protein, whose translation MNALTLQWQDGGQNKTQQIYEQQPSKNPGTVRIGRDPLRCDIVLTNPTVSGLHVEIFFHSQQQNFYIRNLRSQNPPLIDGQQLIQGEKPLNQGSIIYLGQAQLHITNITINTIAATVLSLPQPPIARPQPVTPPLRQQPSPSPIHHHPATPPGVYGLECPKCHRVSSLENLPVGCPWCGTSLAAAVSVLVAPN comes from the coding sequence ATGAACGCACTAACTCTCCAGTGGCAAGACGGTGGTCAAAATAAAACTCAGCAAATTTACGAACAACAGCCAAGTAAAAATCCTGGCACTGTCCGCATTGGTCGAGATCCTCTCCGGTGCGATATCGTTTTAACTAACCCAACGGTATCGGGTCTGCACGTAGAAATATTTTTTCATTCTCAGCAGCAAAACTTTTATATCAGAAATTTGCGATCGCAAAATCCCCCACTCATAGATGGACAACAACTAATTCAAGGTGAAAAACCTTTAAATCAAGGCAGTATCATCTACTTAGGTCAAGCTCAACTTCACATCACAAATATTACTATTAACACCATCGCCGCCACTGTTTTATCCCTGCCGCAACCACCCATTGCCCGTCCTCAACCAGTTACACCTCCTCTACGTCAACAGCCATCACCATCACCGATACATCATCATCCAGCTACACCACCAGGAGTGTACGGTTTAGAGTGTCCAAAATGTCACCGTGTATCTTCACTGGAAAATCTGCCAGTCGGCTGTCCTTGGTGCGGCACATCTTTAGCCGCAGCAGTCAGCGTATTAGTAGCACCGAATTGA
- a CDS encoding YifB family Mg chelatase-like AAA ATPase produces the protein MLARVWSASIVGIDAVKVGVEVDISGGLPGIVVLGLPDSAVQESKERVKATLKNAGFAFPMRKIVINLTPADLRKEGPCFDLPISIGILAASEQVNPDLLGDYLFLGEVSLDGSLRPVAGVLPIAATAKKMGIAGLIVPVDNAQEASVVEGLAVYGCKNVSEVVDLLNHPSKHQPVKLEESQELTPVFHAIADLKDVKGQAHGRRALEIAAAGGHNLVFVGPPGSGKTMLARRLPGILPPLSFAEALEVTRIHSVAGLLKNRGSLVRDRPFRSPHHSASGPSLVGGGGFPRPGEISLSHRGILFLDELTEFKRDVLEFLRQPLEDGYVTISRTRQSVIFPAQFTLVASTNPCPCGYYGDTIQQCTCSPRQREQYWAKLSGPLMDRIDLQVAVNRLKPEEITQQPTGEESVSVRERVQKARDRAINRFQKEPNLRCNAQMQSRHLQTWCKLDDGSRSLLEAAIKKLGLSARASDRILKVSRTIADLADEDELKPNHVAEAIQYRTIDRMQ, from the coding sequence ATGCTTGCTAGAGTCTGGAGTGCATCAATTGTCGGCATCGATGCCGTGAAAGTAGGCGTAGAAGTCGATATATCGGGGGGTTTGCCGGGAATTGTGGTTTTGGGGCTACCAGATTCAGCCGTTCAGGAATCAAAAGAAAGAGTCAAAGCAACTCTCAAAAATGCGGGTTTTGCCTTTCCAATGCGGAAAATAGTGATTAACTTGACTCCAGCAGACTTACGCAAGGAAGGCCCCTGTTTCGATTTGCCCATTAGTATAGGAATTTTAGCTGCTTCTGAACAGGTTAACCCTGACTTGTTAGGAGATTATCTTTTTTTGGGTGAAGTTTCTCTCGATGGCAGCTTACGTCCAGTAGCTGGGGTTTTACCGATCGCTGCTACTGCGAAAAAAATGGGGATTGCAGGCTTAATTGTACCTGTGGATAACGCTCAAGAAGCTTCTGTGGTGGAGGGTTTAGCTGTGTATGGCTGCAAGAATGTGTCTGAGGTTGTGGATTTATTAAATCACCCTAGCAAGCATCAACCAGTAAAGTTAGAGGAATCACAAGAACTCACACCAGTATTTCATGCGATCGCCGACTTAAAGGACGTAAAAGGACAAGCTCATGGTCGTCGTGCTTTGGAAATTGCGGCGGCTGGCGGACATAATCTTGTGTTTGTTGGACCTCCTGGTAGTGGAAAAACCATGTTAGCAAGGCGCTTACCTGGGATTTTACCACCTTTGAGTTTTGCTGAAGCCTTGGAAGTAACTCGCATTCACTCTGTGGCTGGGTTGTTGAAAAATCGGGGTTCCCTAGTGCGCGATCGCCCTTTCCGTAGTCCTCACCATTCAGCCTCCGGGCCTTCTCTGGTCGGTGGCGGTGGTTTTCCCCGTCCTGGTGAAATCTCCTTATCACACAGAGGGATTCTTTTCTTAGACGAGTTAACAGAGTTTAAACGTGATGTTTTAGAATTTCTCCGCCAGCCTTTAGAAGATGGTTATGTCACCATTTCTCGTACTAGACAATCTGTAATTTTCCCTGCACAGTTTACTTTGGTGGCGAGTACCAATCCCTGTCCTTGTGGTTATTACGGTGATACCATTCAACAGTGTACCTGTTCCCCCAGACAACGAGAGCAGTATTGGGCGAAGCTTTCTGGCCCGTTGATGGATCGAATTGATTTGCAAGTGGCTGTCAATCGCTTGAAACCAGAGGAAATCACCCAACAACCTACAGGAGAAGAGTCCGTTTCTGTGCGGGAAAGGGTACAAAAAGCACGCGATCGCGCCATTAATCGCTTTCAAAAAGAGCCTAATCTGCGTTGTAATGCCCAAATGCAGAGTCGTCATTTGCAAACATGGTGCAAACTAGATGATGGTAGTCGCAGCTTATTAGAAGCGGCGATAAAAAAACTGGGTTTATCTGCCAGAGCAAGCGATCGCATTCTGAAAGTCTCTCGGACTATTGCAGATTTGGCAGATGAGGACGAGCTAAAACCTAATCATGTAGCAGAAGCGATTCAGTATCGGACTATAGACAGAATGCAGTAA
- the nfi gene encoding deoxyribonuclease V (cleaves DNA at apurinic or apyrimidinic sites), with product MQIYQPHPWPLTVEEAITIQEELRHQVITQDQFTQPVQYVAGVDMGFEADGTISRAAVAVLSFPDLQVVETSLAYRPTSFPYIPGFLSFREIPAVLDALEKIQTKPDIILCDGQGIAHPRRLGIASHLGVLLNIPTIGVAKSLLIGRHEELADTKGSWQPLIHRGEIIGAVLRTRVGVKPVYVSSGHKISLPTAIDYVLRCTPKYRLPETTRVADKLASNR from the coding sequence ATGCAGATTTACCAACCTCATCCTTGGCCGTTAACGGTGGAAGAAGCCATAACTATTCAAGAAGAATTAAGACATCAAGTAATTACACAAGACCAATTTACACAACCCGTGCAGTACGTCGCTGGTGTTGATATGGGTTTTGAAGCTGATGGCACAATTAGCCGTGCCGCAGTAGCAGTACTGAGTTTTCCTGATTTACAAGTTGTCGAAACTAGCCTAGCGTACCGTCCTACGTCATTTCCCTACATTCCTGGTTTTCTCTCTTTCCGAGAAATACCAGCAGTACTTGACGCTCTAGAAAAAATTCAAACAAAACCAGATATTATTTTATGTGATGGCCAAGGCATCGCCCATCCTCGAAGGTTAGGTATAGCTAGTCACTTAGGAGTACTACTGAACATCCCAACAATTGGTGTAGCCAAATCTCTATTAATTGGTAGACATGAAGAATTAGCAGACACCAAAGGCAGTTGGCAACCACTCATACACAGAGGTGAAATTATCGGTGCAGTTTTACGAACCCGTGTAGGAGTAAAGCCTGTGTATGTTTCCAGTGGACATAAAATCAGTTTACCAACCGCTATCGACTACGTATTGCGATGTACACCAAAATACCGCCTACCAGAAACTACTCGCGTAGCTGATAAACTAGCATCAAACCGATAA